A region from the Stygiolobus caldivivus genome encodes:
- the glyS gene encoding glycine--tRNA ligase produces MSDLQTKVMELARRRGIFWSSYEIYGGVAGLYDIGPIGTRIKNRIVETWRKFFIKDNSDFVVEIETPLVTPYKVLEASGHVENFTDPIVECTKCHNVYRADHLIEEVAKVNVEGLSTSELDKVIREKGIKCPKCGGELGEVRLFNLLFETNIGPYSGNKGFIRPETAQGMFTSFKRVYESFRQRLPLGIAQVGRVGRNEISPRQGLIRMREFTIMEVEFFFDPESPGEVPLDRVEDLTLNILRGESKVKGEGPSSYKLREAVEEKVILSPWMAYWMGVAAKFISALGIPSSSTYFEEKLPHERAHYSKQTFDQMVIIGDEKVEISGHAYRSDYDLSRHMKYSGQDLTVFKKYDSPKIVKKKTVIINRDELNKEGKEFVKTFMQFISGKSPEEIDEMINKGVKFNDKDLSKYVKVLEREEKITGVHFIPHVVEPSFGVERCLYLTVLNAYREKEGRVVLSLPKGLAPYDLAVFPLLEKEELIKKAREIYEHLREKYDVVFDDVGSIGKRYARVDEIGVPYSITIDPTTLSDNTVTVRDRDSWKQIRVEIERLDEVIEKLFKGEEFNKLGRVVDNNE; encoded by the coding sequence ATGAGTGATCTCCAAACTAAGGTAATGGAACTTGCTAGAAGGAGGGGAATATTCTGGTCTTCTTATGAAATCTATGGCGGAGTAGCGGGGCTTTACGATATAGGGCCTATAGGGACTAGGATAAAGAATAGAATTGTAGAAACATGGAGGAAGTTCTTCATAAAAGACAACTCGGACTTCGTAGTAGAAATAGAGACCCCTTTAGTTACTCCCTATAAGGTACTGGAAGCCAGTGGTCACGTAGAAAATTTTACAGACCCGATAGTAGAGTGTACTAAGTGCCATAATGTTTATAGAGCTGACCACTTAATTGAGGAGGTTGCAAAGGTTAATGTTGAGGGTCTGAGTACATCTGAACTCGATAAGGTTATCAGAGAAAAGGGGATAAAATGTCCTAAATGTGGGGGTGAATTAGGGGAAGTCAGGCTGTTTAACCTCTTATTTGAGACCAATATTGGACCTTATAGTGGGAATAAAGGTTTCATAAGACCGGAGACCGCGCAGGGCATGTTTACGTCTTTTAAACGTGTTTATGAATCTTTCAGGCAAAGACTCCCTCTAGGCATCGCACAAGTGGGTAGGGTAGGGAGAAATGAGATCTCACCGCGTCAAGGGCTAATTAGGATGAGGGAGTTCACCATAATGGAGGTAGAGTTTTTCTTCGACCCGGAGTCACCTGGAGAAGTACCGTTAGATAGAGTAGAAGACTTGACGTTAAACATACTGAGGGGCGAGTCTAAAGTTAAAGGTGAGGGACCTTCCTCATATAAGCTCAGAGAAGCTGTAGAAGAAAAGGTAATACTGAGCCCTTGGATGGCTTACTGGATGGGTGTTGCCGCTAAATTTATTTCAGCCCTCGGGATACCATCTTCTTCGACATACTTTGAAGAGAAGCTACCCCATGAGAGGGCACATTATTCTAAACAGACATTCGACCAGATGGTCATTATAGGGGACGAAAAAGTAGAAATATCAGGACATGCTTATAGGTCAGACTACGACCTTTCTAGGCACATGAAATATAGCGGACAAGACCTTACCGTGTTTAAGAAATATGACTCACCGAAGATCGTTAAAAAGAAGACTGTTATAATCAACAGGGACGAATTAAATAAGGAGGGGAAGGAATTCGTAAAAACTTTTATGCAATTTATTAGCGGTAAGTCACCTGAAGAAATTGACGAGATGATAAATAAGGGTGTTAAGTTTAATGATAAGGACCTTTCTAAGTACGTGAAAGTGCTGGAAAGGGAAGAGAAAATAACGGGGGTCCATTTCATACCCCATGTCGTTGAGCCGTCTTTCGGAGTTGAAAGGTGCCTTTATTTGACAGTGCTAAATGCTTATAGGGAAAAGGAGGGGAGGGTGGTGTTATCTTTACCTAAGGGCCTTGCGCCCTATGATCTAGCTGTATTTCCACTTCTGGAAAAGGAAGAGCTGATAAAGAAAGCTAGGGAGATATACGAACACTTGAGAGAAAAATATGATGTAGTCTTTGATGATGTGGGTAGCATAGGGAAAAGGTATGCCAGAGTGGACGAGATTGGCGTGCCTTACTCAATTACTATAGACCCTACTACTTTGTCTGATAATACGGTAACGGTTAGGGATAGGGATAGCTGGAAGCAGATAAGGGTCGAAATCGAAAGGCTGGATGAGGTAATAGAAAAGTTGTTCAAAGGTGAAGAGTTTAATAAGTTAGGAAGAGTAGTTGATAATAATGAGTAA
- the speB gene encoding agmatinase: protein MADTRLLFLNENVRSFAGFSRPSSPFVVLGLPMDITSSFRPGSRFAPSAIRDAAQFIEFYSIRSGIDMGEVGFNDVGDVVMHPSNAEENVRRISDVVSYYAEKGKVVIGIGGEHTVTVGTTRGIRPDCLISVDAHLDLRDDYMGYKYDHACVMRRISEEGVKIIEIGTRAVSKEEIEYANSKGILYFIPKQIRLLGVRDVAQKIVMSLRECQKIYITYDMDGIDPSYAPGVATPEPEGLDPTTVLDIMSLIIDKRVVGFDVVEVSPPYDPSGITSVLGAKIIMETAAMVWKARQ, encoded by the coding sequence ATGGCTGATACTAGACTATTATTTTTGAACGAGAACGTAAGATCCTTCGCAGGCTTCAGTAGACCCTCATCTCCGTTTGTGGTCTTAGGACTACCCATGGACATAACCAGCAGTTTTAGGCCCGGTTCCAGGTTTGCCCCATCAGCGATAAGAGATGCGGCACAGTTTATAGAGTTCTATTCTATACGGAGCGGGATAGACATGGGCGAAGTGGGGTTTAACGACGTAGGAGACGTAGTCATGCACCCCTCGAATGCTGAGGAAAACGTAAGAAGGATAAGTGACGTAGTATCTTATTACGCTGAAAAGGGCAAAGTAGTGATAGGAATAGGCGGAGAGCACACAGTTACAGTAGGGACTACAAGAGGGATCAGGCCGGACTGCTTAATAAGTGTCGACGCCCACCTAGACCTAAGGGACGACTACATGGGGTATAAATATGACCATGCTTGTGTGATGAGGAGGATATCAGAAGAAGGTGTAAAGATAATAGAGATAGGGACTAGGGCTGTCTCTAAAGAGGAGATAGAATACGCTAATTCAAAAGGGATATTATACTTCATCCCCAAGCAGATAAGACTACTCGGAGTAAGGGACGTAGCCCAGAAGATCGTAATGTCCTTGAGGGAATGCCAAAAAATATACATCACCTATGACATGGACGGGATAGATCCCTCTTATGCACCTGGTGTTGCGACACCCGAGCCTGAAGGGCTCGACCCTACTACCGTCCTTGACATAATGTCATTAATAATAGATAAAAGGGTAGTAGGTTTCGACGTAGTCGAAGTATCTCCCCCTTATGACCCGTCTGGGATTACGTCAGTCTTAGGCGCGAAGATAATTATGGAGACAGCTGCGATGGTATGGAAGGCGAGGCAGTAA
- a CDS encoding GNAT family N-acetyltransferase, with the protein MNEYPRPYKTIQTPLGDCNIYTIQSSFLDKFKRFDCGEEEQNDFIRRLAVGHYLAGINHTFLLVCGNDLVGFVSFSSYSFEFTGEAKNEMISGLKEEFTNRGLPHEIEISFKKLPVLLLGQLGIDKKYQGKGIGSALVKRFVIPYSLNYCIENSCIGLLVYTRTAKDFYEKLGFEKIYESKRGTNYFYSLYKNVLRARQDAFSSK; encoded by the coding sequence TTGAATGAATACCCACGACCTTACAAAACTATTCAGACACCTTTAGGGGACTGTAACATTTACACAATTCAGTCATCTTTTCTAGATAAGTTTAAAAGGTTTGATTGTGGTGAAGAAGAACAGAATGACTTCATAAGGAGGCTTGCAGTAGGGCATTACTTAGCAGGAATTAACCATACGTTCCTTCTGGTTTGCGGTAACGATCTAGTAGGTTTCGTATCATTTTCTAGCTATTCCTTTGAATTTACAGGTGAGGCTAAAAATGAGATGATAAGTGGGTTAAAGGAGGAGTTCACTAATAGAGGTCTCCCTCATGAAATCGAAATATCTTTCAAAAAGCTCCCCGTGTTACTTTTAGGACAACTAGGGATAGACAAGAAATATCAGGGTAAGGGTATAGGGTCAGCTTTAGTTAAACGTTTCGTAATTCCGTACTCGTTAAACTACTGTATCGAGAATAGCTGTATAGGGCTTTTAGTTTATACTAGAACGGCTAAAGACTTTTACGAGAAGCTTGGATTCGAAAAGATTTATGAGAGTAAGAGAGGCACAAATTACTTTTACTCGTTATATAAAAACGTGTTAAGAGCTAGACAGGATGCTTTTTCCTCTAAATGA